One window of the Micromonas commoda chromosome 9, complete sequence genome contains the following:
- a CDS encoding predicted protein, which yields MTNPLSYGDLGVALASRGWKASILDDRDFCTLFPKEKLVDVDPAGFLKCVDGRGSDAVGKQQHGPKMLGGVYGIAVNRGIKTTKELEAICQEVKAAGHVPTVHGDEGGILGCGFCKLWMNGKFTDEGGVATAPPDFTADQGAACVKAAGGVVENHVAKHTEKYVILNFVPGKTFVPNGKDQRFIVDCWALGKFNLDITKYALTAAATVEKLNPGQKPCPWKAYIVTPAEPRFGPAEIVGALQGRGWSAEIQTQSRNAYQLVKVSPNGFLKCVDGRGSDAKGDQQRGPKMLGGVYGIAVNRGIKTTKELEAICQEVKAAGHVPTVHGDEGGILGCGFCKLWLNDKFADEGMVNESKPKFSAEDGSKTVEKAGGVVENHVGKHTEKVVYLNFIDGMTLEPNADDQRFIVDAWAAGKFNLDVPKYCVTAAATVEKLNPGQAPCPWKAVLIVPDDHPDAPKAQQCCTIQ from the coding sequence ATGACCAACCCCCTCTCCTACGgtgacctcggcgtcgccctcgcctcgcgcggctgGAAGGCGTCCATCCTCGATGATCGCGACTTCTGCACGCTCTTCCCCAAGGAGAAGCTTGTGGATGTGGACCCCGCCGGTTTCCTCAAGTgcgtcgacggccgcggctccgacgccgtcggcaaGCAGCAGCACGGCCCCAagatgctcggcggcgtctaCGGCATCGCCGTCAACCGCGGCATCAAGACcaccaaggagctcgaggccatCTGCCAGGAGGTCAAGGCCGCCGGCCACGTTCCGACCgttcacggcgacgagggcggcatcctcggctGCGGCTTCTGCAAGCTCTGGATGAACGGTAAGTtcaccgacgagggcggcgtcgccactGCCCCTCCCGACTTCACCGCCGACCAGGGCGCCGCCTGCGTCAaggccgcgggcggcgtcgtcgagaacCACGTCGCCAAGCACACCGAGAAGTACGTGATCCTCAACTTCGTCCCCGGCAAGACCTTCGTCCCCAACGGCAAGGACCAGCGCTTCATCGTCGACTGCTGGGCCCTCGGCAAGTTCAACCTCGACATCACCAAGTacgccctcaccgccgccgccaccgtcgagaAGCTCAACCCCGGCCAGAAGCCCTGCCCCTGGAAGGCGTACATCGTCACCCCCGCCGAGCCCCGCTTCGGCCCCGCCGAGATtgtcggcgcgctccagggCCGCGGCTGGTCCGCGGAGATCCAGACCCAGTCCAGGAACGCTTACCAGCTCGTGAAGGTCTCCCCCAACGGCTTCCTCAAGTGCGTCGACGGTCGCGGCTCCGACGCCAAGGGTGACCAGCAGCGCGGCCCCAagatgctcggcggcgtctaCGGCATCGCCGTCAACCGCGGCATCAAGACcaccaaggagctcgaggccatCTGCCAGGAGGTCAAGGCCGCCGGCCACGTTCCGACCgttcacggcgacgagggcggcatcctcggctGCGGCTTCTGCAAGCTCTGGCTCAACGACAagttcgccgacgagggcatGGTCAACGAGTCCAAGCCCAAGTtctccgccgaggacggtTCCAAGACCGTCGAGAAGGCGGGTGGCGTTGTCGAGAACCACGTCGGCAAGCACACCGAGAAGGTCGTGTACCTCAACTTCATCGACGGCATGACCCTCGAGCccaacgccgacgaccagcgcttcatcgtcgacgcgtgggcGGCCGGCAAGTTCAACCTCGACGTCCCCAAGTactgcgtcaccgccgccgccaccgtcgagaAGCTCAACCCCGGTCAGGCGCCGTGCCCGTGGAAGGCGGTGCTCATCGTCCCCGACGATCACCCCGACGCCCCCAAGGCGCAACAGTGCTGTACCATCCAGTAA
- a CDS encoding predicted protein, translating to MFDDTSRLPHTPPRPVKARFDGGSRAAAAAAAAPPPLARFDSLRETKVLVSTSALARCGSGKIRPAPNVYVPGSSAAASGGAGIFGHDDTSRGSADGGGRGAGSSLPSSRADSPVEFRFHDHFDFQRLIGRSPTSEAWLVRSKQSNKPYCVKKVTAKFRTPGERSRYIHEVESVCFLPPHPNVVKYYRAWQENRHFYAQMELCECGSFGACLARLPPNSLVDEVDVWRMAAQVARGLSHVHAHGILHLDVKPDNVLLDASGTYKLGDFGVAYVKDKGWELQDGDGGYVAPEVLAMNPADPGSIPTSAADIFSLGASLHEAASGRRLAQEWRRGVPVTRGELLALGPEMGMSQTGDELETFVLPLPEGRSEALARLVSDCVRRDPRARLTAAEVARVATAALRDAGFDA from the coding sequence ATGTTTGATGATACGTCTCGGCTCCCGCACACCCCACCCAGACCCGTCAAGGCCAGGTTCgacggcgggtcgcgcgcggcggcggcggcggcggctgcgcccCCCCCGCTGGCGCGGTTCGACTCGCTGAGGGAGACCAAGGTGCTGGTGAgcacgtccgcgctcgctcggTGCGGCAGCGGTAAGATTCGTCCGGCGCCGAACGTGTACGTCCCGGgttcgagcgccgccgcgagcggcggcgccgggatcTTCGGCCACGACGACACGAGCAGGGGCTCGGcggatggaggaggacggggcgcgggatcgtcgttgccgagctcgcgagcgGATTCACCCGTGGAATTTCGGTTCCACGATCATTTCGACTTTCAGAGGCTGATCGGCCGATCGCCAACCTCCGAGGCGTGGCTCGTGCGGTCCAAGCAGAGCAACAAGCCGTACTGCGTCAAGAAGGTGACGGCGAAGTTTCGAACCCCCGGGGAACGAAGCCGGTACATCCACGAGGTTGAATCCGTTTGCTTCCTCCCGCCGCATCCCAACGTCGTCAAGTATTACCGCGCCTGGCAAGAGAACAGGCACTTCTACGCGCAGATGGAGCTGTGCGAGTGCGGCAGCTTcggcgcgtgcctcgcgcggcTACCGCCCAACTCGTTGgtggacgaggtggacgtgtggaggatggcggcgcagGTGGCGAGGGGTTTGTCGCACGTTCACGCGCACGGAATCCTGCACTTGGACGTCAAGCCCGACAACGTGctgctcgacgcgagcggcacgTACAAGCTCGGCGATTTCGGCGTGGCGTACGTCAAGGATAAGGGATGGGAGCTTcaggacggggacggcgggtacgtcgcgccggaggtgctcgcgatgaaccccgcggacccgggttcgattcccACGTCGGCCGCGGATATTTTTTCGTTGGGCGCGTCGTTGCACGAGGCGGCGTCTGGGCGCAGGTTGGCGCAGGagtggcggcggggggttccggtgacgcgcggggagttgctcgcgctcgggccCGAGATGGGGATGAGCCAAacgggcgacgagctcgagacgTTCGTGCTGCCGCTGCCAGAGGGGCGATcagaggcgctcgcgcggctcgtcaGCGATTGCGTGCGTCGCGAtccccgcgcgaggctgacggcggcggaggtggcgcgagtcgcgacggcggcgttgcgcgacgccggcttcgacgcgtag